cgggacagaaaaaaaaaatttcaacggGAGTTCACTCCGTGTTGCTCTTTTTTGCGACATTTGAGTGTGTCAAATTAACGTGTACACTGTTAAGAAGCGACATTTTCTACCATCCTTCAATTGCCTAAATGGGGCGGCAACGGTTGCTATCACCACAAATCtcgttccctttttcgcatGCTGCATACTTCTGCTAAGTTAAAGACGAAAGGAGCTGCCAACACCTGTGATGGTATGCCACGTCAGACATGTCCTCGTCTTTCACCCTCGTTTTGCCACTCTATCGAAAGCGCGTGTTGCGGAGATTTTCCCTATCCTTATGatcaaaatggacaaaaaggggaaaaacacgaTAAGTCACtaaaattaggaaaaaaagaNNNNNNNNNNNNNNNNNNNNNNNNNNNNNNNNNNNNNNNNNNNNNNNNNNNNNNNNNNNNNNNNNNNNNNNNNNNNNNNNNNNNNNNNNNNNNNNNNNNNNNNNNNNNNNNNNNNNNNNNNNNNNNNNNNNNNNNNNNNNNNNNNNNNNNAAAAAAAAGCCCTATAATGCGCAATACAAATGGTCAcaatttgcacacatttttacacACCTTAAAATGTCTTGTTCTTAGCTTAGCGAGCGTTGTGGCAGAAGCAACGGACACCATCGCTTAGTCTACGTCTTTACTTGAGAGCATACTTAACCAAAGATTTGCAACATTTAGCCGCACACATTGGTGGGTACCCCTGTGTGTGCTTTCTTTTGAAAATGCTGTTCCTGCTTCCGCTGTGCATTTTTAAGGTTTTTCCTGTATAgcactttttccttccaaaaTGGACGAGAATAAAAAGGTGTTTTACAGCTACGTTGACAACATGCACAGGAAAAACGAGGAGATACACAAAATAATGGacatgaaggagaaaatcaaaaaggaggagcaaaaaaaaatagaggagTCCCAGagaattatcaaaaataacCAAGTTTCCATAGACACCGTTGATGATGCACATAAAGCTAAGGAGCTGACTTgtgtaaatttaaaaaaggaaatatccATCCAGAAAAGGAAGCTGCAAATTTTGAATACCCTCTTGGGAGAATTGCCCGATGTTATCCAGGGAGAGGAGGGAAAATACAGCGAATTTAAGTATTCCTTAAAATGTTGAAAAGGGGCTGTACATGTATGCCCCTTCCCGTTGTTGACGCTCCGCGTGGTGGTCATTTTTCCTATGCTGCACCCATTACTATGCCCATGTTGTGGAAAATATCCCTTCGTTTCTTCACCCTCGGAAGGAAGAAGTCCCGCAAGGAGATAGGCGAACTGATGAAGACCCTGGAGTCGCCACTTTACACGAGCAGCGCCGATGACATTTgggacaaaataaaggaatgTCAATCCAACACCGATCAGCTAAATAGTGCAATATACCAGGCGCACGACGAATTGGCACTCCTAAAAACGGAGTATAATAGTTCCAAGGAGAAATTCAGAGTAggtgaaaattatttgtcattttttttttcccccccctgcaacTTCCACCTTGCGGCTTAACAGGAGTAGCATTCCCTGCCTACGATCGACCTTCTCCACCACTACTTTCACCAAAAGCTCGTTGTCTCTACAGGACCTCGTCGAGGTAGAGCggaacaaaaataagaagctaaaaaaaatatcagccACACTGCAGGTAGGTTTATCTTTCCCTAAAGGGAAGTGTAAGCCAAATATACTGCTCTCTTAACACATTGCTCCCCTAACACATTGCTCCCCTAACACATTGCTCTCCTAACACATTGCTCTCCTAACACATTGCTCTCCTAACACACGTGCTACCACACAGTGCATGGGCCCCACTAATCTAATCACCGcacattccttttttcataaaaaaaaaaaaatgcagttcattcaaaatttaaaaaaaggcacaaatggaaaatcAAACGACGAAggagatttaaaaaaaaggttagaAGAAATAAACGATTTGTACAGGTAACTTTGTATGACTTCTTCACCCCTTACGTGAGTGTTACGTAGAACTCTGGGGACTCTGCCCCGACTTCCCTTCCCCCTGCttggatttttttaagtcccTTTTATAATTCTTTCGCAAAGACCTTTTCCTGCTAAAGATGTCTTCAAATTTGACGTTCTTTTTGTGAAgctcgtaaatttttttggttaCCAAGTTGTCCGAGTCATTAAAAAGGTATATGTCTCCTGTGCTGGCTCCCCTGGAGATTCTTCCGTTTCTGAGGGGTGGTGGGGGCAGCCCCAAAGGAAACCATTCACatgaaggggagaaaagaagagaaggtgaaaaaaagaggtgaaaagaaaagcggaggaaaagaaaagcggaggaaaagaaaagtggaggaaaagaaaagcagaggaaaataaaagcagaggaaaagaaaagtggaggaaaagaaaagcggaggaaaagaatagaggaaaaaaagtagaaagaaaaaatgcactccAATGCACCTGTACATGGTGTGTCCACCTGTTCGAGGAGATGAGGGGtctcttcttttcccctcGCTTCTACTCCTCCCCCTTACCTATGCGTGTAAACCACAATGTTGGTGGGGGCGTCCAAGTGAAAGAGGTGCGTAATTCCCTTGATGTCCACCCCTCTGTGAATTATATCAGTGGTCACGAGGATGCACCTCTCTGAGTTCTTGAAAACTTCCAGAATGGCAAACTGATCTTCCTTCTTTAACGATGAATTGAAAAGGTAGATGTCCTCAAAAAGGGAGCTCAACTGACTAAATGCATTATTACAGCTGGTAATTGTATTGCAAAAGATGAGagtttttttgtaattttctttcgACATGATCCTTTttatggctttttttttttcactaacAGTGTATATGGGCAAATTTACAAAGTGGTAGTTCACAAGGGGGTGTACATTGTGCAGGTAGTTCGTCTTTATCAAAACGGCGTCTGTTACATACTTGTTGATGTTTTGGTACACTgactttttccccttattgCACAGGGTGGAAGATGTTACTATGGAGATGTATTTCGTGTTGGCTAATTTACTCATTTGTTGGTAAAGCGCCTTGATGTGTTTCACATATGGGTCGTCGAACATGACATCCACTTCGTCCATTATGAGAAAGTCTAGATTTTTGAGAAAGGGAGTTACTGCGTCTTCGTTTTCCTTCATGTAGGTGGCGAACCTCACGGGGGAGGTGATCAGAATGAGGCTTTCGTTTGGGTTCAGGTTCACGGGGGGTATGGGGGTATGGTTCAGGGTGGTAGGGTTCAAGGTGGTAGGGTTCAGGGGGTTAGGATTCAGGGTGGTGCTCTTCACCTTGAAGTTTCTGCGTGGGGGGAGAATGGTGTGGTGGGGAAGCATCATGTGGTGGGGAAGCATCGTGCGGCGGGGAAGCATCGTGTGGTGGGAAAGCATCGCGTGGTAAGTCAGTCTAGTGCGGCGGCTCCGTTTTTGCTGGGCGCAGTCCCTTCTAGCGAGACGCCGTTAGGCTCACCTGGAGAGGCGTCGAACGACTTGGAGGCACTGCCTAGTGAGCAACCCACTATACTGAAAAATCAAGACGAAGACTCTGTTCTGCCTGCTGGATTGCTTCAAAATGTGGTtcaaaacgaaaatgatgtAGGACAAGGTTTTGCCAATCCCATTTTCAGCaccaataataatatttcgcAGCATGGGGAAGCACTTATTATAATACTGCAACAAGTCGAACTGAATGAGTGACGGAATGgtgatgttatttttcttcaattcaTCAACTAGGGTTGGATGAACAAGTAATTTGGAAAACGTTTGGTCcttcttaaaaaaacatgtccctccattttggtcatctcctttttcatttttgcatagaAAGTGTTCCACCGTTTGGGGCTGCACACTGTTGTAATGCCTCTGcgaattttttgaaagaatAATTTGTTCCTGCCCCGAATTCACATTTCGAAGAGTTCCTTTTCTAAAGAGAAACGAAGTAGAGGCTACTTTACTGAGGTGGAAGGTACTTACTAAAttgagcaaaatggagggtaaaaaaaaaataattacagaAGGCGcaaaaaacataataattCTTGGctcttaatatttttttcttcaattttgtccCTAAATTCCAGCAAgatgtaaaagaaaaaaaagagcatgcAGAAGAAGTGAAGCGAGACGTAGAGTGACAGGAAGAAGGACAGAAACAGCAGGCAGAGGTACAGGGTGAAAAAGcacaggaaaaatatatacataaaaacgaCGCTGGGGGGGAACATCATGGGGGGGCACGGCGGACAAGTGGGCACTACACGTGAATGGAAGCAATCGCGTATGGACGCAGACACGTATGGACCAAACACGTATGGACGCAGACACGTATGGACCAAACACGTATGGAATCAATCGCGTATGAACGTAATGACGTATGAGCGCaaacacatatgtgtgtatggcGTGGGAAGCGCTAGGATTGGGGGAGACAGAGATAGTCCAATCACGCGACACTTTGTCCCCCTTCTAGCACTGCAAGGGGCGCACGTTCGCCTTTGCGAAGCAGTTGTGTGACTTGTCTGAGTCGCAACAACTGGTTTATGCCAGGTGGACACTGTGACGTGTGTAGCGCGGGGAGACGAAGAAACGAAGCGCCTTCACAAGTGACTGAGCGTGACGTCCATTCCGCGTTGGTGCAAAGTGAGGGGGGGCGTTTTTTGAAGACTGGACAGGGGCGTGAGAGGGGCAGATGTGGGCAATTGACAGGGAAAAGAGACGAAAAGGTGTGGCGgtgaaaatgggaacaaGTGGAGCggtaaaaatggagacaaGTAGAGcggtaaaaatgggaactcGTGGAACAGCGAAAGTGCGAAGAAACGTGGTAgacattttttgtatgaatTCCCCCCaacgttggaaaaaaaaaaaaaaattctgcgcgtgtgcacaaaaattgcgaaggagaaaaacgcaATGCGTGGTGCACATAGGGTGAGGGGGGGCGAAATGTgttttccccaatttgtCCGATAATTCTGCGCGCGCACCtgctttgttcattttttcaccaatGGATTATTGGTAAAGTCCTTTCGTCGTGTTGACAGAACATTCTTCGTGCTGAGGGGTGACGGGTTGGGAGAAATGGGTCACGTATAGTTGCGCTTCGTTTGTGGGGGACAAAAATGCGCAGAACTGTCTTAGCACTCTCACGAAACGGGAaggtggggagaaaaaacgcCGACTGATGGCACAGTGTCTATATGAGGTAGTGGGCGTGCGCGGGAACCCCCGCGCGAGTTGTATCTCCTCAAATTGGAGCAAACGAAATGGAACGTAGTGGAGCGCAGTGAAACTATGCAAAACATAGCCGACAAAGCAAAGTAGCCGCGTGGAGCAAAACTAAAACAGAACTCACCTTCATGAGGGGAGAATTACACATGCCATcactgcaaaaaaattgttgccCTTCCagcaacacaaaaaaaaaaaaaaaaaaccgcgCAATTTTGAAACAG
The sequence above is drawn from the Plasmodium cynomolgi strain B DNA, chromosome 10, whole genome shotgun sequence genome and encodes:
- a CDS encoding hypothetical protein (putative), which encodes MDENKKVFYSYVDNMHRKNEEIHKIMDMKEKIKKEEQKKIEESQRIIKNNQVSIDTVDDAHKAKELTCVNLKKEISIQKRKLQILNTLLGELPDVIQGEEGKYSEFKKKSRKEIGELMKTLESPLYTSSADDIWDKIKECQSNTDQLNSAIYQAHDELALLKTEYNSSKEKFRDLVEVERNKNKKLKKISATLQFIQNLKKGTNGKSNDEGDLKKRLEEINDLYR
- a CDS encoding ATP-dependent helicase (putative), with amino-acid sequence MNKAGTLRNVNSGQEQIILSKNSQRHYNSVQPQTVEHFLCKNEKGDDQNGGTCFFKKDQTFSKLLVHPTLVDELKKNNITIPSLIQFDLLQYYNKCFPMLRNIIIGAENGIGKTLSYIIFVLNHILKQSSRQNRVFVLIFQYSGLLTRQCLQVVRRLSRNFKVKSTTLNPNPLNPTTLNPTTLNHTPIPPVNLNPNESLILITSPVRFATYMKENEDAVTPFLKNLDFLIMDEVDVMFDDPYVKHIKALYQQMSKLANTKYISIVTSSTLCNKGKKSVYQNINKYVTDAVLIKTNYLHNVHPLVNYHFVNLPIYTVSEKKKAIKRIMSKENYKKTLIFCNTITSCNNAFSQLSSLFEDIYLFNSSLKKEDQFAILEVFKNSERCILVTTDIIHRGVDIKGITHLFHLDAPTNIVVYTHRNGRISRGASTGDIYLFNDSDNLVTKKIYELHKKNVKFEDIFSRKRSLRKNYKRDLKKSKQGEGKSGQSPQSST